The segment aaTGAGATAATTAGGGATTGGATTCAAATCTTAAGCAGCTGATATTGCAGCATAGTCTTGATAACGAGACATTGCGCCTTTAAACTGGTGATCTTCTGGTTTGTGAGTGCTCAAGCTATGTGGGATGAATGACCTAAAAATCTCCTCAAGGTCCGGTCTCTCCTTCAGCTCACGGCAAGCAACCTCGAGAGCTGTGTGTTGGAAACCTGAGTAGAACTTCCGGCGACACACGTATCCGAAGATGAGAGAGATAACGATGAGAGGAACCAAGAGGGTCGCCCAAACGAATAGCTTGACTCCCAAGTAACCAAACATAACCACTTGGAACAGAAACAATGCCGCTAGTATGCGGGTGTGAATATGTGGCCACATCCTTCCATAGCTCTCGTATGATGGAACATACACCTTCAGCGCCTGCCATAGATCAAAATCACGTTTGTTACCGATCAAGATCACCAGAAAACATGCTTAAACCTAATAGGGTTTTATGAGAAAGCCTGACCTGATTCCTCAGGATGAGCCAACCTAAACCAAAGTAGATAACACCGAATACGAGGATTAAAGGAGCGATTACAGAATAGCAGAAGGTGATTGTGAGGATAAGCATGTCGCTGGGAACCCTAGTTGCGTATCTTAGGTCTCCTGGGTACCAAGCTTCTTTGACCTCTGCTTCGGTTTTGTATAGATACTTCTTTTTCAGATGGAATATTATCAATGGTATGATCCGTGACAGCTCAAGACCATAGCCAATAAAGAACCTGAAAGTTTCAAGATTCAAGAAACATTTATAGAAGAACTGCTATTTTATATATGTCGAGAGGAAGTAAAACTCACTTGAGAGCAACGTAGGTCAAGAAAAAAGTAGCGTTCTTAGGGAGGCTAGTAGCCAAAACGGTTACAATGGAGTTGGGTTTCTGTTGAAGAGCCTTCAAGTTGTCGAACAGAGACCCTGCAAGTGTCACACCGATGAAGACATTCAAGACCGAGAAGTAAAAGTACTTCCCCGAGGCAGCTCTAACGGCGTGGCTCCGCGAAGGAATCCCCTCGTATTTAGAGAGGAACATGAGGAACTTAGGCAACATCGCCAAGAAGATGATGAGCGCAATCTGAGGAAGGTAAGACTCAAGAACGGTTCTTATGAAAGTTATCTTCACAACTGGCTTTATAAAAGGAATAGCCTTCTGGAGATTCGCAAGAGTGGTGATCGCAGAGACAAACGCGATAGGGATcatgtaaaataaaatggttatTGCGACAATGAAGTAGATCAAGTACTGTCTGATTAGTCTAGTGAAAAACTTGATGTTGAGATTCTCCCAGAGGATCTGGCGAGGCTCAGGTGCTTCAGTCACTGTCCATGTATCGACCATCTGGCTGTGTAGAGACTGTGCGGCTAAAGCAGCAGTAACTCGGTCGGTGAAGAAGACAATAGCTGCTGTTTGCTGCTTCTCAGCAAGAACCTTTTTCTGCTCAGTCTCTAGTTTGGCTACAGACTCGTTGATTAGGTCGGTATAATACTCTATGCTGTCTACTTTTTTTCCGGCCAGACCAAGCAAGCCTGTTTTGTTCGTTGGTCGGTTACTAGTCGCTGCAAATATCGCTTCTGCACGTGCAAGCTTCTTCTTGTAACCTTCCAACCCTTCCCATATCTTATTAACCTACAAAACAAGAAACATAGGTAGAGGTGTCAAATGGTCCGTTTGGCGCCCAATAGAGAGTGCCCATAAAGACCATTTTTATTTTGGACATTATTGGTTGGTCCATAAACCTGTACAATGTACAGCTCatttcaatataattttaaattcatcTAATTATTTCATAAGTTTTAATTTTctccaaaaccataaaatccaGTTTTTATTTTGGACATTAttggtttacccaagggtttagggtttaggatttgagtttagggtttagtattagagtttagagtttagtgttttgttgacaacttttttttttttgaattcgtttttatatattatttttatttatttttaaattttattttgaaaagataatataatttaCCAAGTTATTTGGTTTCCTTAATTAAAAGATACTAGatctaaaatgacaattttctattggttggtgaatctaAAGGAGGTGAACCCTAGAATAACTCTTTTTCAAAACCCTAAAGAATCGTGTTGTCCCGACAAAATATGCATTTCGTAGGGcgaaagaattaaaaataaaaagttaaaacattaaGACAGAACAAGAAGATACCTTTCTGTTTTCTGTGACGACAAGCGATCTGTAGAATGTCTCGGGGTATATATCTCTGAAAAAAGAATCTATAAACTCTTTATGGGTCTGTCCGTTAGGTGGGGAAGGTATATCCCTAACAAGAATAGCGAACTGCTCCGGAATTGTATCAGCAGACATGAGAGCTTGAGCTCTTAATGTAGAGACATGCTTATAAGCTTTCCATAACATGAAATATGTGACCAGAGATATCCAGTAAACCGCTCCTAGAAAAGCCCACAGCCTTGAACTCTTTCTCTAGAAAACCGAAAGGAAAAACATTAAATGGaataaaacaaaagttaaatgaatgaatgtgtgtgttttgttttaacTTACTGTGATGTTAGCCATTGATAGATTGTCAAGTTGGCTAAACGTTCCTTTGCTTGTGGTGTCTGTTACGTCCCTTGAGTTCTTTATACTCTTGTCCGTAGCGGCTAAAGGGAGTAGAATCGGTAAGATGAGAAGACTGGATAAAGCAAAGATCCCCAGAACTGTTCCAAACAAAAGCCAATTTCAAGACCATGAGAAACACTTTTGTTAGGTTATATTAAGGAACGTAGAAGACACTGAACATATCCAGAAGAAATAAACTGTTTTGTCTTTTCCGTTGAACTAAACAACATGTAATAAAGATAAAAACGTACTTTAAGCAGATATGGACAAAAAGTAAAACAGAGCAAACAGAGACAGCAACATACAAACAAAAggaaacgtttttttttttcctaaattgTCTCCAAAGATTAAAACTTTCTTTCTTACATTAAACTCCAAACCCAGATCAGAAGCAACGAAATCAACCAAACAAAAgctgcagagagagagagagagagagagagagagagagagagagagagagagagagagagagagagagagagagagagaatgttcGAACCAGTGCTCAAGAAGACGAAGTAGACTGCAGTATCGACGCCGGATAAATTAACGACATCTTGTTCAGAGGAAGTCAAAGCTTCACGGATCCAAGCAAATGGGTTTCGGGTCAAGGAGCTGCCTTCCCAAGGATCCATCCCTTTGAGGATCCGGTTCGGGTAGTAAATGGAAACGTTTCCGGGTCTACGAGAAAGCCAGGTGAAGAGGAACATGAGAACGAGGAAGATGAATGCTGATGTCCCTAAGGACAGAAGAAACGCTTCAAATTCCATCTGGGTTTTGCCAcaccaatctctctctctctctctctctggctatgtgtctctgtttctctctaTTCCTCAAGCGCCCAGTTTTATGGGGAAGAGTGAGTTATGGTCAAGGGAAAGTGAAAAAGGTAGCCGTTTAAAGCAAAAGTAACCGTTAAGGCTGTGAATTAAAGAGAGATATAAAAGTGTGGGTGCGAGGTATCTCGTTGTTCTTCCTTCCTCAGGTAATTGAAGGTGAGAGGAAAGGTTTTTCGTTTGTTTTGTTCACAGGAAAGgagaagaaaaatatagaaGAAATTCATAGAAAGATAAAGAGTATTGCTTGTTCTGTGGAAATGGGTTTTGTGGATAGGGAGAGAATTGGTTAAACTGTTAGGAGATGGAGAGATGTACTAATAAGAGAGTGAAAGTGCGTGTTCAAGAGGATCTTCAATGTACATCTCCAAACTTTATTATTGAAGTGAATTTGCTTTAACCCATGTGTCTATGATaaaatttctctattttagaagaaCTATAGAACAATCCTACTTTTTGCTTTTATATTTGGAGATGAAAATAGTaattctctatatttttttgtataaataaaaaaattatataacacAGATATATATTGGAGCAAGTCCACATATGTAAtaaactttttctattttaagaGAAAATACAGAGATGAAAATAAAGGTGAGTTAGAAATAGTCTAAATAAGAAGGTCTACGGGTATTTGATGAAAGAGACTTTACGGGACACCTGGTCCGAatgatttatttatcaaaacaaGCTGTCACCACTCGTCATGTGGAAGTGTTATTAAATGATGAGGTCTTGGGTTCCAGTAACGCCAAACGCATCAATAATCtatgggggtgattggtagttgctgtaggtgctgtccacagccctatttatttccacagcatcaaattcagagcaatcaagctttaaatttttttttgaaaccacagctcttaaaatattctacagctgtacaagtgctctgcagagccaaatatccaaagcaattttttagtgcttcaataaaattctacagcaataaaatctaaagccacagcaaaaagtctacagatttttttctacagcaaaatatttaaagctacagccattaccaatcggACCCTATATGGAGAGTTTGTGAAGACTCACATGTGAGGGATTAGGGACGGTGCCCTGCAGGGCCAGCCAGGGATCCACGGAACGGGTGGGGTCCACGGGATATGTTGTTACAAGTTTATGGATTCAATTTACAATGAAAAATTAACCACTATTACTAATGATTAGTCGAGTGATTTAGAGTTTTCTCCCCTTCCCCTCCCCCCCAAACCCCTCAAAACGTCAAGTGACTTTTGAGTAAAAAGATTGCAAATTGAAATAATTACACTTTAAGTCAGTTTTTAACtttaatatatcataaaaaGACACTTCTTGCTCCTAGAGCAGTTTTGCacaaaaaacaagaagaaacaaCATAAATGAACGAGACTTTACGGGACACCTGGTCCGAatgatttatttatcaaaacaaGCTGTCACCACTCGTCATGTGGAAGTGTTGTTAAATGATGAGGTCTTGGGTTCCAGTAACGCCAAACGCATCAATAATCTATATGGAGAGTTTGTGAAGACTCACATGTGAGGGGTTAGGGACGGTGCCCTGCAAGGCCAGCCAGGGATCCACGGAACGGGTGGGGTCCACGGGATATGTTGTTACAAGTTTATGGATTCAATTTACAATGAAAAATTAACCACTATTACTAATGATTAGTCGAGTGATTTAGAGTTTTCTCCCCTTCCCCTCCCCCCTAAACCCCTCAAAACGTCAAGTGACTTTTGAGTAAAAAGATTGCAAATTGAAATAATTACACTTTAAGTCAGTTTTTAACtttaatatatcataaaaaGACACTTCTTGCTCCTAGAGCAGTTTTGCacaaaaaacaagaagaaaca is part of the Brassica rapa cultivar Chiifu-401-42 chromosome A09, CAAS_Brap_v3.01, whole genome shotgun sequence genome and harbors:
- the LOC103840405 gene encoding CSC1-like protein ERD4, whose protein sequence is MEFEAFLLSLGTSAFIFLVLMFLFTWLSRRPGNVSIYYPNRILKGMDPWEGSSLTRNPFAWIREALTSSEQDVVNLSGVDTAVYFVFLSTVLGIFALSSLLILPILLPLAATDKSIKNSRDVTDTTSKGTFSQLDNLSMANITRKSSRLWAFLGAVYWISLVTYFMLWKAYKHVSTLRAQALMSADTIPEQFAILVRDIPSPPNGQTHKEFIDSFFRDIYPETFYRSLVVTENRKVNKIWEGLEGYKKKLARAEAIFAATSNRPTNKTGLLGLAGKKVDSIEYYTDLINESVAKLETEQKKVLAEKQQTAAIVFFTDRVTAALAAQSLHSQMVDTWTVTEAPEPRQILWENLNIKFFTRLIRQYLIYFIVAITILFYMIPIAFVSAITTLANLQKAIPFIKPVVKITFIRTVLESYLPQIALIIFLAMLPKFLMFLSKYEGIPSRSHAVRAASGKYFYFSVLNVFIGVTLAGSLFDNLKALQQKPNSIVTVLATSLPKNATFFLTYVALKFFIGYGLELSRIIPLIIFHLKKKYLYKTEAEVKEAWYPGDLRYATRVPSDMLILTITFCYSVIAPLILVFGVIYFGLGWLILRNQALKVYVPSYESYGRMWPHIHTRILAALFLFQVVMFGYLGVKLFVWATLLVPLIVISLIFGYVCRRKFYSGFQHTALEVACRELKERPDLEEIFRSFIPHSLSTHKPEDHQFKGAMSRYQDYAAISAA